The stretch of DNA CATAAATGTTGTGAATAACATTTATTTTAGGTATAATCAGCCACCCCTCCCCTTAATGAATGAgcaaatataaacaaaaacagaaCGTGGTAATAGTTATAACTTGAAACATATTTCTATATATAATTTAGATAAATATTAGAAAAGGAACGTGTATACAAAGTATTAAGGTTTAATTTGACGTCTCTCGGCGGCTTTtggatgaaattgataacgAAACAATTCTCCAGGTGTTTccttttattttattttaggTTTTTACACCTAAAAAAAGTAATTGATGCCGAATAttaatggtaataaatCACACAACAACtataacaacaatcacaAAAACCCATATATGCATGAACTATTTCCTTGTTatgtgaaaaaaattgtggATACTCCATATCATTTCATACCAATTTGttactttttttatttgaggGTACGAACCCGCCCATGTGGTTGAATTTGTGACTTCTTAGCCATAAAGAATGTTCCTTCAATTAGAATTATGCATTGTttctaaaagaaaaagaatttgacAAGACGCGATGAAGAGTAGAAGTACCATTTACTAAATTTAAGACCCgatcaaaataaatatatatcaaTACTGTCTGgctgataatgataatcaGTTCTAGATAAAAAAACTTCAGGCTTCATCTTTGAAAGACGAAGGGGAATGGTGATTGATTGTAGAATTTATTTGAGGTTAAACGATATCGCCGGGGTGTTGccatttcaaaaaattccCAAATTGTTCTAGACTTTGTCATAAAACAGAATgctataataatataaacaaagagaacgaaatatcaaaaaatagaaaacaaaaaaagagaagtcaataataatgatgacaATGCCCATAATGCGGCTGCAGAAAAACGGGAATGgacaaaagaaaagtagaaaaaaaaaccctataattaaattaaatgcaTTACTTGGCCCAAGAGTGACATATTATATTCTATTAGAGCAAAATGATAGGGAAAcaattattgtttatttgttgatacTTCCTAAATTAACACACTCTCTTTTtgtataaattatttttagtcACTTGATATCATTCTAAAATTTTCAGCAACGCAAACCAAGCAtgtcaaaaataaaagacTATTTTTAACAATCATTGAGATATTGGCTTAGAAAAATGAGTTTAGCACAGGATGAATAAAACAATGAAAAGTTATTTGGTAGCACGTGTGTTCAATAGAGTAAATTACTAGCAAGTTGTACATTGATGAAAGGGTTTGGAGTTTATCAATtcataataatgatgatagtACCAGTTTAATAAAGTGCATGCATGTGTCTAGTACTATTGAAATAATGTCTTCAATTAAAGTTCGATTGTTTAAACTAGTTTCTAACAGGTCCAAATTAACAAGTATTTTCCTTTCCTTCAGCCATTACCAGTTGAGCCACAGACATTGAACCGACTCATCCTCACCCAATACATTACTATGTGcaaatattatttggttTGAGGGTTTTATCATTTGAGGCTTATAGTCAACGTGGTGAATACATGAACCAATATTTGAACTGAATCACATCATCATTGCggtaaaatatttgatttgcAGTAACATTGTTCaacttttattttgtggttttcaaaaatacaATAGTGAGGGATAATAAAAGAGCAATTAAACAAGTGTACTTAGATTATTTCCCTTTCACAAATGTGTTTCAATACATGGCAACGGTTTGGatcaaatgaaattttaattaaaattttgataGAAAAGATAATCCGAATCATTgtgcaaaaaaatttgggaaccttttttttttttcacaagGGAGAGTTCACGTGGGTGCTTTAGAAGATTCAAAGTTTTGATAACTCAATTAGCCGAAACATGTGCTAAAGAAAACTTAAATCTATTGATTTCTATAGGTTGCCTCTCACTTCTCAATTTTGACTTCTAAGTTACTGCATAAATCActtttcttggtgtttgGAATCCTCTAATAATTCACACAATTTGCAATCTAGGGAATATAATATTTTAGCATGCACGTGGTAAGCTATACAATTAGCAGACTACATGAACATTATCTTATAAATGCAAACAAGATAAATAACAAGAAAATATGTATTTACTTATTTATagaataaattatataaaagCAACACGTTTTTCggggttttttttctcgTTTTTGGTATTCGGTTATACCTCATAAAATTGTCCCCTGATACTACATCACGGTGAAAATAGGTTATTTATAACATTTACTGAGCAATTTTGTCTAATCTTTCATACAATAAAACAGTTGAATAAACATGATGTATCCAAGAAGTATATCGTCTTTACACTATAAACGGGAAAAAACTGGAAAAAAATACGAAAAGGTGGAGAATATTCTGTAATTAcgaataaaaaaattgatcttCATCTAGTATTTCCTTTGGATATTTTGCAAATAATGTTAAAACGTTTGTTCGTAAAACCAGCTTTTCTAACAAGATTGAACACTTGCCACATAAACACTCTTGTTGTtcttaattcaaatttgtcATGGTGAAAGCAGTAAGTTTTCTTCTACGATAAATGTCAAACCGTCACTACTTTGCAGAAAATGTAGAAACTTTATTTAGCAAAACTGCCTGTTTAGGGATAATGTAGcacttttaataatatccAATAAAATACGAGATATAAGCGATTTATAAACAACATACAACACAAAAGGTATTCAAAATATCGCTAGCACAAAAAATAGAACAAACATTCATAGAGAATAGACGGTGTTATAAAAGATATAAATTGTTCATTTGCATAGTTTGTATGGACAATTTCGGTGTATACCTTACCAGGTGGGTTAGAGATAGACGAAAATTTATCATGAATGAAATTTGGTTGCGAAAACTTAactcaattgaatttttcagatgtttacaccaagaagttaaaaTTAACTCAACAATGAAACGGTGATACAAACTCGTAAGtttatatttcaaaaaaaaatcgtTTAGAGCTCTTCACTGAAAATACAAACTATAACTTAATTCGTTTAAGCGACTCAAAATTATATTGCCAGTTGTTAGTTAATAGACGGGTTTGCAATATCTACAATTGATTACACATGATGTAAATAGCTCTGAAAAAGAGTATTCCTATACAATAAGCTCATTTATCTATACACATttactattatttttaaagtGACAATGGTTACTGATAGCAATGGTTAGTAATATTTTTGGTCTAACAATACACAACAATCTAACAATTGATGGAAAGCTTGGCACAACACTGATTATAACTGGAATGTATTATGTCCATCTATCTTCTTTCCTACAAGGtaaaataatactaaatAATACAAGACTCTATTGTAGTTGCTatcatcaaaaaaaaaaaaacactaTTCCAACTAAGTCGTGATCTCAATACAAAGTATGATTTCGTCATCTTCATGTTATACTAATTAAGGAAAAAATCTATTTGTAGTTTAAAAGCAAAAAATTTAGGCTAAGAATGGAACTTCTTTGTAAGATAGAGAAAATAGTTGTAGTAAACACAATAGACAAtagggaaaaaaaaagtctaAATAAAATGGCACAGAACACACACATATATTTAGAAGAAAGAATAGAATAGAGCGCAAGTAGATATTACTAAATCAAGGAATAGATGACCCACCACATTTGGTTAGTTGAGTCAGTGGGATTTCAATAATAGAGCTTAACCAAAAAACCAGAAAGTACGTATAATGCAAGGCCAAAGTAATAGCAAAAGAAACCATGAACAAGCCTAAGATGATTGATCTATTTTCAACTTAATTTTAACTCtgatcaatcaatcaatcactATTGTGATAGACGACTAAGCCCCGATTATGAACCCACCCTGACTCTCAAAGAaaagcttttttttttctttttcttttttcagtttggtttgtttattaatttcagTTTACATAGACTGGCTCGTAATTAGAATACTGCCTCCCATCGTCATCACTTGGTGAAGTAATTAGTAatccaaaaataaataaaaaaaatttttgacGACCTGTATACATGACACAGAAATTACCTGACCCAGAATTTGCGCCCGGTTGAACATCTTTATCCGCTAGTTTAGTTTTCcgattaataatttattaatagtGGCTTACAAAGATCTCCTATTCCTCTCCCCTATTATTAGAGACTATGTTATGCATCTTCCATAGTGAAACAGAATAGAAACATAAGAGGAAAGTAACACTACAACTAACTAGTTTGTACATGACAAGAAAgactaaaaaaagaaagagttttgttaagaaaaacaaaggaaaaaaaatcccTCATAATAAAAAGTAGACTAAGCGGAATGCTTGTGAGTGTTTGTTTGGTGGTGGCAAGTAATTTCGTTTTGTAGGACGAATAGTATTACAAAGCAGAAGTTAGAACTAAACAAACTAAACCAAATCATACTCAAAACAAGAACTCACCGTAAACAAAGAGTATTGAGaatgtttttgttgatataatatcaattggttgtaaattcaaaatacaATAGAGAACAAACATTGTGTTGTTGTGGGTGTTGTGAGTAGTAGTGTgtcaaatgaaaataaacgtagaaagaacaaaaatttgaaatgaGGCAaaggtaaaaaaaaaataatggcAGCAACAGGAAAGagtaaaagaaaaaaaaaaaaacaaaaggaaggaaagaaagaaatactCTAacagagagagagagagagtatatatgtgtgtgtgtgaaGCCATATAAAAagttaaaattaaaagtatATAAAGACACactaaaaaaattcaattttttaataacaagaattgagagggaaaaatttttatttttttttatttttttatttttttacttcacatatttaaacaaatatatTTGTATCATCTCAGCTTAGATTGgttattttattcaattacccttcttttattttcttcaataattgtttaaccacaatttttttggtttattgAGATTATATCTACTACTGATCCAAAAGCAACATTATTCCTCCTGTCAAAAGGGTAACTGATTCACAGGACAGATTAGTAAAGACAAGacaagacaagaaaaaaaggaaaaaagcCCCACaagaaggaagaagaagaaaaagtggCAGCGCCTACTTAGCTTATAGCAAAGAAGTTGAATTctaagaaaaattaaactattccagaaatttcttaataaaaaagtttaaaaaagaaaagctCAGAAAGATTGATTCCATTGCACTTGAAACTACAACCACATAGATTATaagaataataacaacaacaacgtcattgtttcttttacttttttttttgtgtgaaacaataacaatatttttaagATCAACTTTTTGTCACAGTCatcatttgttttgataTCTGGTTTATTTTCCTTCGCCCCCTACTTTTATTCTATATTTTAGTGAATTTAGTCATTATTGGTTGATCTTTGATTATCACTTTATATAGAGGCTACATTAACACACAAATCGAACTAACAGAGCACTAACACTTACTATTTTTCCATCGATTACTAATCACATACATTATGGGTGTTTTGGGTAAGATATTTTCACTGTCAAGTAATTTGGCACAACTTGAACACCAACAgaagcaacaacaacaacagcaaccaccaccactgaCGAAATTACTACTGAAGCAATCgccaccacaaccaccacctccaGTCAAAACGAAGCCTTCCCCTTCTAATGGAACTACCGTACCAGATGAGGACGATGAGATACTATCTCAGGTTGAAAACGATATTGTGACACCATTACGACAAATCAAACAACCGCAACCACAGCATCCGACTTCTGTCAATACCCCTACTGTAAACAGTGTACGATCAAACAACTCATCACCAAgattaattaaaacaagATCTGTATCACCTTCCAACGGGTTATCATCATCCACCACTTCCCCAATGCTGttggaattattagaagataaattgaagaatCATCAAATAGCATCCCCTACAGGATCTTCAACACAACCTGTggcaatttcttcaaatgaCAAACCATCGACAGGTAGACCTTCTCCAACAGTATCGCGTACATCATCTTTTAGAAAACCACCATCTAGAGCCACGTCAGTCAAAACTAGATCAAATTCAGTgtcatcaacaaatttatcaGGATCTTCTACAAACACCAACCCTGTCAACAACTTGCCTAGATTCGTTATGCTAGAAAGTGGCAACCACGAACATCATTTAAGATCAGCAAAACGTCAAGAGAAACTTTCCAACATGTTGAAAGATTTGCTTGGAGCTAAAAAATTACGTGGAGAAGCCAAAAGTGCTGTACCAGATATCTTTCAAGGTGCCATGCAGTCTTCAACTAGTCAATTActgcaacagcaacaacaacagccgCAGCCAGTTAAACCTCCTACATTATTTGCTGGTTTGGTCAATAGTGTCAAGAATAGCACTAGTCCATATCATCAACCAGGAACCACTGATGTGGTTTGCAGCACTCCCCTTTCTGCTGCTACCGGCACGTCAGCTAATGGTATCGATTGCCGTTCATTTGCAGAAAAGTATGGTAGATGCCAAGAGGTTGTCGGGCGTGGATCCTTTGGTGTTGTTCGTATATCACACAAAAAGTTGGATTCAACATCAACTAcagaaaaattatttgctgtcaaagaattcaaaagaaaaccaaATGAAAGCGAAAAGAAGTATAATCGTAGATTAACTTCGGAATTTTGTATTTCGTCCTCGTTAAAACATAACAATATCATTGATACTTTggatttattaaaagatgCTAAAGGTGATTATTGTGAAGTTATGGAATTTTGTTCTGGAGGTGATTTGTATACTTTGATTATAGCTGCAGGGAAGCTAGAATATGCTGAAGCtgattgttttttcaaacagTTGATACGAGGAGTCAATTATATGCATGATATGGGTGTTGCCCATCGAGATTTGAAGCCAGagaatttgttgttgactcAAAATGGGGTATTGAAAATCACCGATTTTGGCAATAGTGAATGTTTTAAAATGGCTTGGGAAAACGAAATTCAATACTCTGATGGTATATGTGGTTCATCACCTTACATTGCTCCTGAAGAATATAACCAAGAATCATTTGATCCAAGATGTGTTGATATATGGTCATGTGGAGTAATTTACATGGCAATGAGAACAGGAAGACAATTGTGGAAATTGGCCGACCCTAAGAAAGATGAATTTTTCGAAGAATATTTagtgaaaagaaaagaatcTAGTGGGTATGAACCAATTGAAAGTTTGAAACGAGCACGTTGTCGAAATGtgatttattcaatattaGATCCTAAACCTGAAAGAAGAATCACTGGGAAACAAATTTTAAGTAGTGAATGGGGTAGAGAAATTAAAGTTTGTGAAGCTGGTGAAGGTCACTTGAATGAATTGGGTAAACAGTA from Candida albicans SC5314 chromosome R, complete sequence encodes:
- a CDS encoding serine/threonine protein kinase (Ortholog of S. cerevisiae Sat4; amphotericin B induced; clade-associated gene expression; Spider biofilm induced), whose translation is MGVLGKIFSSSSNLAQLEHQQKQQQQQQPPPSTKLLSKQSPPQPPPPVKTKPSPSNGTTVPDEDDEILSQVENDIVTPLRQIKQPQPQHPTSVNTPTVNSVRSNNSSPRLIKTRSVSPSNGLSSSTTSPMSLELLEDKLKNHQIASPTGSSTQPVAISSNDKPSTGRPSPTVSRTSSFRKPPSRATSVKTRSNSVSSTNLSGSSTNTNPVNNLPRFVMLESGNHEHHLRSAKRQEKLSNMLKDLLGAKKLRGEAKSAVPDIFQGAMQSSTSQLSQQQQQQPQPVKPPTLFAGLVNSVKNSTSPYHQPGTTDVVCSTPLSAATGTSANGIDCRSFAEKYGRCQEVVGRGSFGVVRISHKKLDSTSTTEKLFAVKEFKRKPNESEKKYNRRLTSEFCISSSLKHNNIIDTLDLLKDAKGDYCEVMEFCSGGDLYTLIIAAGKLEYAEADCFFKQLIRGVNYMHDMGVAHRDLKPENLLLTQNGVLKITDFGNSECFKMAWENEIQYSDGICGSSPYIAPEEYNQESFDPRCVDIWSCGVIYMAMRTGRQLWKLADPKKDEFFEEYLVKRKESSGYEPIESLKRARCRNVIYSILDPKPERRITGKQILSSEWGREIKVCEAGEGHLNELGKQ